The DNA region GCTTGTCCATGCCTGAAGAAACTAGTCTTCCTCATGATCCGGAGTTTAAGTCTATGCATAATATCGTCCACATAGATGAAAAATGGTTCTACATGACCAAAAAATCAGCTAACTACTACCTTCTTGAAAATGAGGATGAGCCATATCGCAcatgcaaaaataaaaattttATTGGAAAAGTCATGTTTTTAGTAGCAGTCGCTAGGCTTAGATTTGATGACGGTGATAAGGAGATATTTTCGGGAAAAATTGGCGTCTTTCCTCTTGTTCAAAAAGTTGCAGCAAAAAGGTCAAGTATCAATAGAGCTTCGGGTACACTTGAAACTAAACCGATTACTTCTATCACTAAAGAAGTTAGTCGAAATTTTCTAATCAATAAAGTGTTACCTGCAATTAAAGAAAAATGGCCGAGAGAACATGCAATGGAAACAATTTATATACAACAAGATAATGCTCCGTGTCATGTTTCTATTGACGATGAAGAATTTCGTAAAGCAGCTTCTGAAGGAGGATTTGACATCCGTTTATCTTGTCAACCACCGAATTCTCCTGATTTAAATGTTTTAGATCTGGGTTTTTTCAATGCCATTCAATCATTACAACAAAAGGAAGTTTCAAAATCAGTTGATGAACTCATTGAAGTTGTGCAAAACTCATATGATAATTTTTCTAGCAAACAATCTGACAAAAATTTTCTCACACTTCAATCTTGTATGATTGAAATCATGAAAATTAAAGGATCTAATAATTACCGAATTCCCCATATGAAGAAAGAAGTGTTGCTTAATCGAGGCATACTACCTACGCAACTAAAATGTGACCGAGAGTTAGTtgaaaatacttttcaatatttAAACAATGATAATTAAGGTACGAACTTGTTGGTTTATATAATCGTATTTTCTataaatttttaaataaaatagtGTACGCTAATTTTTGTCAAATTTGATTTATTCATTTTTCAGGAGGTTGGTTCTAGATCATGGAATTTACATGGAGAAGGAAATATGAAGAATGCTAGTTAGTTACATTAGACTTATTAGTTTATGTGTTGTACTACCTATTTCATATTATTGGTACTGTACATTACAATAAGAAGAAAATATGAAGAATGCTAGTTAGTTTACATTAGACTTACTAGTTAGTTTCATGAAGAATGCATGTTAGTTCCTTACTGATGGCACTGGTACTGCACGTTAGAATTTTTtaacaaatgaaaaataaaatagaCAATGACATTACTCCAAAAAACCAATAGAAGATGATTAGAAAAATAAACATTAAACATCACAATCATAAAGAAACATAGCAGTACAATTCTTTAACAGTGCAATAGAAACAACAAAGAAACATTAAACATCATAAAAATCCAAATAAGAACACACCTAGTTTAAATAATCTAAGTAAATTTTTATCATATCTTTAACCTCTTCTTTCTTGACACCAAAGTTCAATGCTGGTAATTTGTTCAGATCAAACTCATCCATATCTAAGTATTCAACAATGGTGTTTTCATTTGTTGGAGTTAGAGCATTTTCACTTTCATTCTTTGGAGTGATATTTTCTGCACTTTCATTTGTTGGAGTTTGAATTGTTTCAGGAACTTTATTGTCTTCGATACCTAAATCAAAAGATGGAAACTCATTAGCTAAATGATGTGGGTTTGCCATTTTTAGAGTATGAAAAAAAAGGAAGAACAAGACTCATGGAGTTTTGTACAAGATGATACTGCACCATTTATAATAGGATATGACTTTTCAAAAGCCAATGATAACAAATGCAACGTTTCAGAATAAATGCTCTTTTGGAAGTGTAAAAAGTGGAGTTATTATAGGAATAA from Lathyrus oleraceus cultivar Zhongwan6 chromosome 1, CAAS_Psat_ZW6_1.0, whole genome shotgun sequence includes:
- the LOC127100685 gene encoding uncharacterized protein LOC127100685, translating into MPLNIDLNTPYIDHEMMECNIAPSINLNDPSSSNFNLSFKDLHGSSSNEEYMEEANMFNCENDFEHGIFNINEDIDVDALYSNEVHVMEEESEFIPNEEDGEETEFNQYESDGETESIAAMSTMVQHEPETFRKKRSFLNNDQRKIIAQLLIKNSCGGKLKSGTVIWLASKYSVSIDVIYRIWKQVSQTGDASHKRTKNCGRKRVAVDIEKVRDISLAKRSTLQSLAFALGISKTALFKFVKDGTLRRHSNALKPQMKDSNMKDRLRFCLSMPEETSLPHDPEFKSMHNIVHIDEKWFYMTKKSANYYLLENEDEPYRTCKNKNFIGKVMFLVAVARLRFDDGDKEIFSGKIGVFPLVQKVAAKRSSINRASGTLETKPITSITKEVSRNFLINKVLPAIKEKWPREHAMETIYIQQDNAPCHVSIDDEEFRKAASEGGFDIRLSCQPPNSPDLNVLDLGFFNAIQSLQQKEVSKSVDELIEVVQNSYDNFSSKQSDKNFLTLQSCMIEIMKIKGSNNYRIPHMKKEVLLNRGILPTQLKCDRERLVLDHGIYMEKEI